The Nitrospiraceae bacterium genome window below encodes:
- a CDS encoding radical SAM protein yields the protein MRVEYNKGERASRELIMLQRRSSEAAAGRKMKVLLIFPPDWFPSEPYLSLPSLTSVLRQAGHQVVQKDINLEMWDWYFSEDFLKKVLRKVPQQLDRLRKLAKKRDLEEWEQDLQLQLCDISRQRIDELIKKAEKAKAIVRGEVFYDIDQLEWAIQVFREVTAVISLVYAPARICMPPMETDLSYKVFVSSEVIEAVNDIQVNVYRDVFEQLVKPVLEAEKPDVVGISIVLQQQLFSSMTFCALIKQHFPRIHVTIGGNTVTRLRDVLPQSPLFQYFDSAVVYEGETAFVQLVSAVGAKQSLADVPNTIYKDATGVHVSATSYAEDMHSLPPPDFDGLPLEKYFVPTKILPYLATRGCYWGRCEFCDHGEGYTAGYRSKKIQDILGEIQHLRDKYGAKHFHFTDESYPPALFRKLTRGLIDSKMDIFWTTHMRFEKSLLEDQVWQDAKASGCKYLHFGYESGNERVLRLMDKATTTEIMTKHLKYTADAGIWNHCMGFFGFPGETREEAWSSVEFLEQNKDYVHSLGFGTFDLGRHNPVAKNPDKFGVTAYKNPEWDLALDYYFTVKQGLSIEEAERVFEEFERNHNPGWDLRLYIREYIFLYICKFGLQKLPDLQYRAAKLSGSTPTLAGKM from the coding sequence ATGCGGGTTGAGTACAACAAAGGCGAGCGGGCCTCGCGCGAGCTGATCATGCTCCAGCGCCGGTCGTCCGAAGCCGCCGCCGGCCGGAAGATGAAGGTCTTGCTGATCTTCCCGCCCGACTGGTTCCCCTCCGAACCCTATCTGAGCCTCCCGTCCCTCACTTCGGTCCTCCGCCAAGCCGGCCACCAGGTCGTCCAGAAAGACATCAATTTGGAGATGTGGGACTGGTACTTCAGCGAGGACTTCCTCAAGAAGGTCCTGCGCAAGGTGCCGCAACAGCTCGACCGGCTGCGGAAGCTGGCCAAGAAGCGCGATCTGGAGGAATGGGAGCAGGATCTTCAGCTGCAGCTCTGCGACATCAGCCGCCAGCGGATCGACGAATTGATCAAGAAGGCCGAGAAGGCCAAGGCGATCGTTCGCGGCGAAGTCTTCTACGATATCGATCAGTTGGAATGGGCCATTCAAGTCTTCCGCGAAGTGACGGCGGTCATCTCGCTGGTCTATGCCCCGGCCCGGATCTGCATGCCGCCGATGGAGACCGACCTCTCCTATAAGGTGTTCGTCTCCTCTGAGGTCATCGAGGCGGTGAACGACATCCAAGTCAACGTCTACCGCGACGTGTTCGAGCAGTTGGTGAAGCCGGTGCTCGAGGCGGAGAAGCCGGACGTCGTCGGCATCTCGATCGTGCTCCAGCAGCAGCTCTTTTCCTCCATGACCTTCTGTGCCTTGATCAAGCAGCACTTCCCCCGGATCCACGTGACGATCGGCGGCAACACCGTCACGCGCCTGCGCGACGTACTCCCGCAATCGCCCCTGTTTCAATATTTCGACAGCGCCGTGGTCTATGAAGGGGAGACGGCCTTCGTCCAGCTCGTCTCCGCGGTAGGGGCAAAGCAGAGTTTGGCCGACGTACCCAACACCATCTATAAGGATGCGACCGGCGTCCATGTCTCCGCCACCAGCTATGCGGAAGATATGCACAGCCTGCCGCCGCCGGATTTCGACGGGCTGCCGCTGGAGAAGTATTTCGTTCCGACGAAGATCTTGCCCTATCTCGCGACACGGGGCTGCTACTGGGGCCGCTGCGAGTTCTGCGACCACGGCGAAGGCTACACGGCCGGCTACCGGTCGAAGAAGATCCAGGACATCCTCGGGGAGATTCAGCACCTGCGCGATAAGTACGGGGCGAAGCATTTCCACTTCACCGACGAATCCTACCCGCCGGCCCTGTTCAGGAAGCTCACGCGCGGCTTGATCGACAGCAAGATGGATATCTTCTGGACGACCCACATGCGGTTCGAGAAGAGCCTGCTCGAGGATCAGGTCTGGCAGGACGCCAAGGCGTCCGGCTGCAAGTACCTGCACTTCGGGTATGAGTCCGGGAACGAGCGGGTGCTGAGGCTCATGGACAAGGCGACGACCACCGAGATCATGACCAAGCACTTGAAGTACACGGCGGACGCCGGCATCTGGAACCACTGCATGGGGTTCTTCGGCTTTCCCGGCGAGACGCGCGAGGAGGCCTGGTCGTCGGTGGAGTTCCTGGAACAGAACAAGGATTACGTCCACTCGCTAGGGTTCGGCACGTTCGACTTGGGGCGGCATAACCCGGTGGCGAAGAACCCGGACAAGTTCGGCGTGACGGCCTACAAGAATCCCGAGTGGGACCTGGCGCTCGACTACTACTTCACCGTGAAGCAGGGGTTGAGCATCGAAGAAGCTGAACGGGTCTTCGAGGAATTCGAGCGCAATCACAATCCCGGCTGGGACTTGCGCCTCTACATTCGCGAGTACATTTTTCTCTACATTTGTAAGTTCGGGCTGCAGAAGCTGCCGGACCTGCAGTACAGGGCGGCAAAGCTCAGTGGATCGACGCCGACCCTGGCGGGAAAAATGTGA